The Streptomyces laurentii genome contains a region encoding:
- a CDS encoding regulatory protein tetR (identified by MetaGeneAnnotator; putative;~sequence version:1), translating into MSTDPPTGSTPTPVRREGGRSARVREAVHRAVAELIAEQGPEHLTMPAVAARAGVNPTTVYRRWGDLHRLLDDVAGVRLRPDDPAPDTGSLRQDLLLWAEQTRTTITTPEVLALLRASVGRAATTPGPSPRMAAREQQLTAVLAGAERRGEPCPTPQQAMDHLLAPLYFRVILGLGPVTADYARTLVEDLLRNYAR; encoded by the coding sequence GTGAGCACAGACCCGCCGACCGGGAGCACCCCGACCCCGGTCCGCCGCGAGGGCGGACGCAGCGCCCGGGTGCGCGAAGCCGTCCACCGCGCGGTGGCCGAGCTGATCGCCGAACAGGGCCCGGAACACCTGACCATGCCCGCCGTCGCCGCCCGAGCCGGCGTCAACCCGACCACGGTGTACCGGCGTTGGGGCGACCTGCACCGGCTGCTCGACGACGTCGCGGGCGTCCGGCTGCGCCCCGACGACCCCGCACCCGACACCGGCAGCCTGCGCCAGGACCTGCTGCTGTGGGCCGAGCAGACCCGCACCACCATCACCACGCCCGAAGTGCTCGCCCTGCTGCGCGCCTCGGTCGGCCGGGCCGCCACCACGCCGGGGCCCAGCCCGCGGATGGCCGCCCGCGAGCAGCAGCTCACCGCCGTGCTCGCGGGCGCCGAGCGGCGCGGCGAGCCCTGTCCGACGCCGCAGCAGGCCATGGACCATCTGCTGGCCCCGCTCTACTTCCGGGTCATCCTCGGTCTGGGCCCCGTCACCGCCGACTACGCCCGCACCTTGGTGGAGGACCTGCTGCGGAACTACGCGCGCTGA
- a CDS encoding amidohydrolase (Superfamily of metallo-dependent hydrolases (also called amidohydrolase superfamily) isa large group of proteins that show conservation in their 3-dimensional fold (TIM barrel) and in details of their active site. The vast majority of the members have a...; cd01292;~amidohydrolase [Amycolatopsis mediterranei U32];~identified by MetaGeneAnnotator; putative) produces the protein MEQDAHGHLALDAELMDASAAYFKSGQDRTPTVERLAAYYRERRMAAVIFTVDATTGLGHPGLSSEEIAEAAAAHPDVLIPFGSIDPHRPDAVARARSLVLDHGVRGFKFHPSLQAFAPNAREHYPLYEAIQELGVPALFHTGQTGIGAGLPGGRGIKLRWSDPMLLDDVAADFPGLTIVLAHPSVPWQDAAISIATHKANVYIDLSGWSPKYFPPQLVKAAGSFLRHKVLFGSDYPVVTPDRWLADFDALDLKPEVRPLILKENATRVLGL, from the coding sequence GTGGAACAGGACGCCCACGGGCACCTCGCACTCGACGCGGAGCTGATGGACGCCTCGGCCGCCTACTTCAAATCCGGCCAGGACCGCACCCCGACCGTCGAACGCCTGGCGGCCTACTACCGCGAGCGCCGGATGGCCGCCGTGATCTTCACCGTGGACGCCACCACCGGCCTCGGCCATCCCGGCCTGTCCAGCGAGGAGATCGCCGAGGCGGCGGCCGCCCACCCCGACGTCCTCATCCCGTTCGGCTCCATCGACCCGCACCGGCCGGACGCCGTCGCCCGGGCCCGCTCGCTCGTCCTCGACCACGGCGTCCGCGGTTTCAAGTTCCACCCCAGCCTCCAGGCGTTCGCACCGAACGCCCGCGAGCACTACCCGCTCTACGAGGCGATCCAGGAACTGGGCGTCCCCGCCCTGTTCCACACCGGCCAGACCGGCATCGGCGCCGGCCTGCCCGGCGGCCGCGGCATCAAGCTGCGCTGGTCCGACCCGATGCTGCTGGACGACGTCGCCGCCGACTTCCCCGGCCTGACGATCGTCCTGGCGCACCCGTCGGTGCCCTGGCAGGACGCGGCGATCTCCATCGCCACGCACAAGGCCAACGTGTACATCGACCTGTCCGGGTGGTCGCCGAAGTACTTCCCGCCGCAACTCGTGAAGGCCGCCGGCTCCTTCCTCCGCCACAAGGTCCTGTTCGGCTCGGACTACCCCGTCGTCACCCCCGACCGCTGGCTGGCGGACTTTGACGCCCTCGACCTCAAGCCGGAGGTCCGCCCGCTGATCCTCAAGGAGAACGCCACCCGCGTCCTGGGCCTGTGA
- a CDS encoding 3-hydroxyacyl-CoA dehydrogenase (3-hydroxyacyl-CoA dehydrogenase [Amycolatopsis mediterranei U32];~3-hydroxyacyl-CoA dehydrogenase, C-terminal domain; pfam00725;~Rossmann-fold NAD(P)(+)-binding proteins; cl09931;~identified by MetaGeneAnnotator; putative), whose product MRIAVVGTGVIGASWTTLFLLHGHQVVASDPAPGAEGRLRAAVAADQGRLSFTPDLAEAVADAEFVQENGPERPELKDEVFAVLDAAAPPGTVLASSSSGLPPSRIQQACPAHPDRVLVGHPFNPPHLIPLVEVVPGWRTAEAAVEQAMGFYRSLGRRPIRLRRELPGHVANRLQAALWREAYSLVEQGAASVADIDAAIAHGPGLRWALLGPFLNQHLSGGPGGIAHVLEHLGPPMEEWWADLGTPRLTPELARAITQGVSDELAGTAEAELVAERDALLSLLLDAKNRTNHL is encoded by the coding sequence GTGAGGATCGCCGTCGTCGGTACCGGCGTCATCGGGGCGTCCTGGACCACGCTCTTCCTGCTGCACGGGCACCAGGTCGTCGCGAGCGACCCCGCGCCCGGCGCGGAGGGGCGGCTGCGGGCGGCCGTCGCCGCCGACCAGGGGCGGCTGTCGTTCACCCCGGACCTCGCCGAGGCGGTCGCCGACGCCGAGTTCGTCCAGGAGAACGGCCCGGAACGGCCGGAGCTGAAGGACGAGGTCTTCGCGGTCCTCGACGCCGCCGCCCCGCCGGGAACGGTCCTGGCGAGCAGCTCCTCCGGGCTGCCGCCGTCGCGGATCCAGCAGGCCTGCCCGGCCCACCCCGATCGGGTCCTGGTGGGGCACCCGTTCAACCCGCCCCACCTGATCCCGCTGGTCGAGGTGGTACCAGGCTGGCGCACCGCCGAGGCCGCCGTCGAGCAGGCCATGGGCTTCTACCGCAGCCTGGGCCGCCGTCCGATCCGGCTGCGCCGGGAGCTGCCCGGCCACGTCGCGAACCGGCTCCAGGCCGCGCTGTGGCGGGAGGCGTACTCCCTCGTCGAGCAGGGCGCGGCGAGCGTCGCCGACATCGACGCGGCCATTGCCCACGGGCCCGGCCTGCGCTGGGCGCTGCTCGGCCCCTTCCTCAACCAGCATCTCTCGGGCGGCCCGGGCGGCATCGCGCACGTCCTGGAGCACCTCGGCCCGCCCATGGAGGAGTGGTGGGCGGACCTCGGCACGCCACGCCTCACGCCCGAGCTGGCGCGCGCCATCACCCAGGGCGTGAGCGACGAACTCGCCGGGACCGCCGAGGCCGAGCTGGTCGCGGAACGCGACGCCCTCCTCTCCCTCCTCCTCGACGCCAAGAACCGGACCAACCACCTGTGA